Sequence from the Zeugodacus cucurbitae isolate PBARC_wt_2022May chromosome 5, idZeuCucr1.2, whole genome shotgun sequence genome:
AAACTaacttttatcttttttaatGTTAAGTATCTGAGACTCATTTCAGCACTTATGATTATAACTTTTTGTTGTAGAGCCAAAATACATACcgtcaataatttttaaaaatactgcCGAGTTGACAATACTTTTCCAGAAATAAATCTAGATTGGTTCCGATTACATAGACCAATTTCCGTGGGATCTTTActacaaatgaaaattatttcagaTTTATTCATATCACCATACATCCCTGCATCGATCTGTTGTCATTAATCATATATCAATGCCCAAAATACAACACTTTACTCCTCCCGATACTGAATCTCTCACTTTTTATGGATGTGTGAATTACACGAAAATAATATCAGTGCCCTTCTAGCTAACGTTAGAGACCTGTTATCTGTTAGTTATTTATACCAAGATAGTACTCAGTTGTCTTCTGAATCGTCAACATCTGTCATATGTTTAGCTATACTAACCATAGTTTCATTACTTATTACAATCACGCCTAAAATCACCTCAAACTCAGTTTGACGTTAGCTGATAATACTAAGCATTTAAATCAATTATCAACTTACCACCAACACCGCCTCTCTCGTGcacttaccaaaaatatttgcaatgaaCGCAATGTCACAAATGTCAGCACATGGACAAACGTAATTGTCAttggcatgcttttaggcgcttaaaCCAAATGTCACATATCAAAATATTGTGCTTTAGCTCATCACAGCTCAAGTCTCTCTCAACTCTCACATGAAATTtaatgcgtgtgtgtatgtgatatCTCTATATAAATACACGTATTTGTATATCCCGTTAATAATTTACATTCAGTATGAGGGCTGAGACAATTTCTTTTCAATTCACTTTCACCACTACATtacatccaagactatacacacACCTAATGTTGCAAAGTTATTTCACCTACTAAGCGATATATACGTACAGAGCCCACCGGACGTTTGAAAGTACTAATTATAAGTATATGGAAGTTAGGCGAAGTCATGAGTCATACAGTGACTCCGGcaactaactgaaggtttcaaaaccggagcacactcctgtaggaccctcagaggtgatctagttgttgatgaccagagtatactgagtttgtggaggaaacacttctccagcctgctgaatggcagtgaaagtacaacaccaggagatggcgaacccgattccccaaacgacgacgatggaacagatgttccattgcccgaccgtgaagaaattagaatagcaattacccgcttgaagaacaacaaggcgacgaagagctgataaggtgcatgcatcagcttctttgcggaatatggtcggaagaaagcatgcctgacgattggaatctcagtgtactctgcccaatccacaaaaatggAGATCCCACAacctgcgccaactaccgtgggataagcctccttaacatcgcttataaggttctatcgagcgtactgtgtgaaagactataGGGctttataaagcccaccgtcaacaaactgattggaccttatcagtgtggctttatacCTGGAATATCAACAACTGACCAtgtattcaccatgcgccaaatcttgaagAAGACCCCTGAAAAGATAATCGACAcgcaccatctctttgtcgactttaaagctgctttcgacagcacgaaaggatttcctctatgccgcgatgtctgaatttggtatccccgcaaatctaatacagctgtgtaagctgacgttgagcaacaccaaaagcttcgtcagGAACGGGAAGGACccctccgagccgttcgataccagacgaggtttcagacaaggtgactcactatcgtgcgacttctttaacttgatgctggagaaaattataagagctgcagagctaaatagagaaggtacaatcttctacaagagtgtacagctactggcgtacgccgatgatatcgatatcattggaaacaacacccgcgccgttagttccgctttctccagactggataaggaagcgaagcgtatgggtctagtggtgaacgagggcaagacgaaataatgtcagccttgaaatccaacgcagaatcactcttgccaacaggtgctactatggactaagtaggcaattgaaaagtaaagtcatctctcgacgaataaaaaccaaactctacaagtccctcatcatccccgacctactttacggtgcagaagcgtggacgatgtcaacattcgatgagacggcactaggagttttcgagagaaaggttttgaggaagatttatggtcccttaaacattggcaacggcgaataccgcagaagatggaacgatgagctgtatgtgttattcgacgacatagacatagtccagcgaataaaacgacagcggccacgctggctaggtcatgttgttcgaatggacggaaGTGCCCcaactctgaaagtattcgatgcagtacccgcttgtggaagccgaggaagagggaggcctccactccgatggaaggaccaaagttgagattctaacaataaatatagcctatgttacgggggtgaatgtagctttccaatgctgaaagaatttttcagcaTAGTCACATCTGGAGGCTAGAAAAATAATTGTTCTCTATTTATATGAGAGACACAATTAAGAAGGAACATTGGGTTAACATCTCCAGTAATTTGAGGAAAATCTATCACATTGATACTTCTTatcgaaaatacaacaacaataaacgatAATCAATATAAGcgaagttgcgtatacgccatcgTGGTTCATTTTCTAAACGAAGCAAAACGCACAACTTTACATATTCGTAAATATGTTGAATAAACGGTTTaactttatttgcaaattttaatattgaaaaatactacTTTCGAACCTCAGTTGCCATTCTTCGGCCATACAATGCTTTCAATAAAGTCCAAGTGATCAAACACTTTCGTTATCACATAAGGTTCAAAATCGTCAGATTCCTTTGCtacaattgcaaacaatttatgTATGGGGAAATTTTCTTGAACTTTGTATATTGGCATGCCAAGGAAAGTGCgcttaaatttcaaattctttGCACATAGTTGAGATGGCTTCAGGTCAGCACCGGTCTTATCAAAACATTCACCGTCTGCTACAATCTGAATTTTTCCGAAATATCCCAtcaaatctataaaaatatatatagtacaataaaataaaagtagataaaaatcaaattgaaaactCACAACTCTCTGGATTCACTTGTGAAGTGTATAAGCACACTGGATGCCAATCGGAAGAGTAATCCAAATCACTCACCATTTCAATCAAAGCAATATTGTTAAGGGAAGGTGTTTCTGAAGAGAAATCGGGATGTATGTGAACTGCCTGAAATGTTGAAATCAGTTTAAAAAGAATTTGTTAAAGTTCTAACTTATTAATTACCTTTATTTCCTTATGCTCTGAACCCACTTCTATCTTCGTAAATTTGACAGTTGATACGCAACCTGCTGCAGTTATATAAAACCGTTTGTCAATCCAATTGCCTCTACATAAGCCAACTGCACTGTCAGATTTAAAAAGAAAGGCGCTGAACGAGGTCACGGGATCAATCGATCGCAATTCATTAGTTATTTTTTCACAAGCTTAAACCAAATTAAAATCCCATTAACATTTAGCAATAAAAGTATGTTTCATAAGATCtgtgtttacaaaataaaacatgCAATTCAAAACAATGCGAAACTTACCAAGTTCTGCTGGACGTTTCTGAGGTGTGGCAACATCTGTTCTGTAAGTAAAGAGAAATTTAACAAGTAGTAACGATATAAATGGCGATAAGAGTGCGTGAGTAGTAGTTTCTTGTAAGTACTCTTAATTTAGAAGAGGTCAACACTAAACTGTGCGTTCACTAACGAACAAGACAGAATTCATCTAACGGGGAATGGGTTCTATTTACTGCCGAAAATAGGTGTGGCACTAGAACATTGAAATTCTTAAGTTCACCgcgttattttcataaattaattgcaagTGTTTTTACTTAGTGCTTACTTAGAGAGCTTTAAGCTTAGAAAACTACAGACTTCACAATAAATTGATCTTCATTAAAAGAGTTAGTTTACtttataattacattaaaacaCTTTACTACCTTTTGGCAAGCTGGTTGCTTAACTCAACTACTTTCTGATTCAACCGTGTAATTTCCGCAGAC
This genomic interval carries:
- the LOC128922069 gene encoding serine protease Hayan-like, with the protein product MKNNLILFGLYFALLQATVYGKRNEPDPSIIGEPLKINVDAGKEREKQSLTDDALERMTAKIEALEERITAEAKATEDRCTQRMTAEANATEERWNQRLTEVIKTAEGRMSAEITRLNQKVVELSNQLAKRTDVATPQKRPAELACEKITNELRSIDPVTSFSAFLFKSDSAVGLCRGNWIDKRFYITAAGCVSTVKFTKIEVGSEHKEIKAVHIHPDFSSETPSLNNIALIEMVSDLDYSSDWHPVCLYTSQVNPESYLMGYFGKIQIVADGECFDKTGADLKPSQLCAKNLKFKRTFLGMPIYKVQENFPIHKLFAIVAKESDDFEPYVITKVFDHLDFIESIVWPKNGN